The Congregibacter litoralis KT71 genome contains a region encoding:
- a CDS encoding TRAP transporter substrate-binding protein: MSKASGINREALAVLLLAAALVLLIGLWAFERVADDRAAGPGNDGQLGQGGDNIEWKLVTTWPKNLPGLGHTPEVFAQMVREMSSGRLNIRVYGAGEIVPPFEVFDAVSSGVAQVGHGASYYWKGKIPSSVFFTAVPFGMTAQEMNGWLHYGGGMEIWREVYAPAGLVPFAGGSSGVQMAGWFNREIKSLDDLKGLRMRIPGLAGEVFSAAGGEAVRIPGGEVYTALQTGVIDAVEWVGPYNDLALGLHEIAEYYYYPGWHEPGSMLEFIVNEDALNALPQDLQAIVRYAARAANQDMLDEFTARNNRALREMIEVHKVKLRRLPDDVLAALYRGGEEAMARMIEKDPLAARVNASFQAFLKDVRAYHEISEQSYINVRRDLMGPLIDE, encoded by the coding sequence ATGAGTAAGGCATCAGGGATTAACCGCGAGGCGTTGGCAGTATTGTTACTGGCGGCGGCACTCGTATTGCTCATCGGCTTGTGGGCCTTCGAGCGGGTAGCCGATGATCGGGCGGCGGGGCCGGGAAATGACGGCCAGCTGGGTCAGGGTGGCGACAATATCGAGTGGAAGCTGGTAACCACCTGGCCCAAAAACCTGCCGGGCCTTGGGCACACGCCGGAGGTTTTTGCGCAAATGGTCCGGGAAATGAGCTCGGGTCGCTTGAACATTCGCGTATATGGAGCCGGTGAAATTGTTCCGCCCTTTGAAGTCTTTGACGCCGTGTCTTCCGGCGTTGCCCAGGTGGGTCACGGGGCCAGCTATTACTGGAAGGGCAAAATCCCCTCCTCGGTTTTTTTCACCGCCGTGCCCTTTGGCATGACCGCGCAGGAAATGAACGGCTGGCTTCACTACGGCGGCGGCATGGAGATCTGGCGGGAAGTGTACGCACCCGCGGGTCTGGTGCCCTTTGCCGGCGGCAGCAGCGGCGTGCAGATGGCGGGGTGGTTTAACCGCGAGATTAAATCCCTGGATGACCTCAAGGGATTGCGCATGCGTATCCCGGGTCTCGCCGGCGAGGTGTTCAGCGCCGCAGGCGGTGAAGCCGTGCGTATTCCCGGGGGCGAGGTCTACACCGCCTTACAGACGGGGGTGATCGATGCCGTGGAGTGGGTGGGGCCCTACAACGATCTGGCTCTGGGACTCCATGAGATTGCGGAGTATTACTACTACCCCGGCTGGCACGAGCCGGGCTCCATGCTTGAGTTTATTGTGAATGAGGATGCGCTTAACGCCCTCCCCCAAGATCTCCAGGCGATTGTTCGCTACGCCGCCCGGGCCGCCAATCAGGACATGCTCGATGAGTTCACGGCGCGCAATAATCGGGCGCTTCGCGAAATGATTGAGGTACATAAGGTAAAGCTTCGCAGGTTACCTGACGATGTGCTCGCTGCCCTTTATCGCGGCGGTGAAGAGGCCATGGCCCGAATGATCGAGAAAGACCCTCTGGCGGCCAGGGTGAATGCCTCTTTTCAGGCCTTTTTGAAAGATGTTCGCGCCTATCACGAGATATCCGAGCAGTCTTACATCAATGTTCGCAGGGATCTCATGGGGCCGTTGATTGACGAGTGA